In Musa acuminata AAA Group cultivar baxijiao chromosome BXJ3-11, Cavendish_Baxijiao_AAA, whole genome shotgun sequence, one DNA window encodes the following:
- the LOC135652938 gene encoding uncharacterized protein LOC135652938, giving the protein MLLPHLISFLLISLLHLSTAAAPSAYEVLRSHGLPIGLLPKGVREFEVDGGGRFRARLDAPCTAKFESEVRYNATLAGTISPGQIAALSGVSAQDLFLWFPVLAIRLDDNASGIIHFDVGVVDKRLPLSLFEFPPDCTPLSFSPQYKLDQDVDGKAAT; this is encoded by the exons ATGCTCCTTCCCCACCTCATCTCCTTCCTCCTCATCTCCCTCCTCCACCTCTCCACCGCGGCGGCACCGAGCGCCTACGAGGTGCTGCGCTCCCACGGCCTCCCCATCGGCCTGCTGCCCAAGGGGGTGAGGGAGTTCGAGGTGGACGGCGGAGGCCGATTCCGGGCCCGGCTCGACGCGCCCTGCACCGCCAAGTTCGAGAGCGAGGTCCGCTACAACGCCACCCTCGCCGGCACCATCTCTCCCGGCCAGATCGCCGCCCTCTCCGGTGTCTCAGCCCAGGACCTCTTCCTCTGGTTCCCCGTCCTCGCCATCCGCCTCGACGACAACGCCTCCGGCATCATCCACTTCGACGTCGGCGTTGTCGACAAGcgcctccccctctccctcttcgagTTCCCTCCCGACTGCACTCCCCTCTCTTTTTCCCCTCAG TACAAACtcgatcaagatgtcgacggaaaggCTGCTACTTGA